In Halogeometricum sp. S1BR25-6, a single genomic region encodes these proteins:
- a CDS encoding YbaK/EbsC family protein, with protein MHQRARQFADAARERYDFEVTVEEFPEGTKTAADAAEAVGCEVGQIASSLVFRAGEDLLVVVTSGANRVSEERLAAHRSVDAADVSMADPEEIRDVVGWSIGGVPPFCHETDLPVLFDETLSEYDTVWAAAGTPEAVFPVDPAELRRLADAEAATVAD; from the coding sequence ATGCATCAACGAGCGAGGCAGTTCGCCGACGCCGCGCGCGAGCGATACGATTTCGAGGTGACCGTCGAGGAGTTTCCCGAGGGAACAAAGACGGCCGCGGACGCCGCCGAAGCGGTCGGATGCGAGGTGGGACAGATAGCCAGCAGCCTCGTCTTCCGGGCGGGCGAGGACCTCCTCGTCGTCGTCACCAGCGGCGCGAATCGCGTGAGCGAGGAGCGACTCGCCGCTCACCGCAGTGTCGACGCCGCGGACGTATCGATGGCCGACCCCGAGGAGATTCGAGACGTGGTCGGGTGGTCCATCGGCGGCGTCCCGCCCTTCTGCCACGAGACGGACCTCCCCGTCCTGTTCGACGAGACGCTCTCGGAGTACGACACCGTCTGGGCCGCCGCCGGGACGCCCGAAGCCGTCTTCCCCGTCGACCCCGCGGAACTCCGCCGATTGGCCGACGCCGAGGCGGCGACGGTGGCCGACTGA
- a CDS encoding ZIP family metal transporter, with product MDWGSFAFVFVAGLVTALATGIGAIPFFFVREVSDRWNVALWGIASGIMLSASVFGLVLEALSSYVRVSLAGVTVSSIPTQTLLLLGVGLLAGVLLVVVAHRVIEGAEVNPRQYEEADFRKLLLILGVLTVHSFPEGVAVGVAFADLGLEGGITMFGVAVPLLAVFMTVAISIHNVPEGVAISIPLRSMGVSNPRLVWWSVFSSLPQPVGAVAAFYFVRVARDLLPVGFGFAAGAMMYLVLAEFVPEALERGAGLPNGGRRELLAGIVAGVAVMVPLLFV from the coding sequence ATGGACTGGGGAAGCTTCGCGTTCGTCTTCGTCGCCGGTCTCGTCACCGCGTTGGCGACGGGCATCGGGGCGATTCCGTTCTTCTTCGTGCGCGAGGTGAGCGACCGGTGGAACGTCGCGCTGTGGGGTATCGCCTCCGGAATCATGCTGTCGGCGTCGGTGTTCGGTCTCGTCTTGGAGGCGCTGTCGTCGTACGTCCGCGTGTCGCTGGCGGGCGTCACCGTCTCGTCGATTCCGACCCAGACGCTCCTGTTGCTCGGGGTGGGGCTGCTCGCGGGCGTCCTCCTCGTCGTCGTCGCCCACCGCGTCATCGAGGGCGCCGAGGTGAACCCCCGGCAGTACGAGGAGGCGGACTTCCGGAAACTGCTTCTCATCCTCGGGGTGCTCACCGTCCACAGTTTCCCCGAGGGCGTCGCCGTCGGCGTCGCGTTCGCGGACCTCGGACTGGAGGGCGGTATCACGATGTTCGGCGTCGCCGTCCCGCTTCTGGCCGTGTTCATGACCGTCGCCATCTCCATCCACAACGTTCCCGAGGGCGTCGCCATCTCCATCCCCCTCCGGTCGATGGGTGTCTCGAACCCGCGACTCGTCTGGTGGTCGGTGTTCTCCAGTCTCCCCCAACCCGTCGGCGCCGTCGCCGCGTTCTACTTCGTCCGCGTCGCCCGCGACTTGCTTCCCGTCGGCTTCGGCTTCGCCGCCGGCGCGATGATGTATCTCGTCCTCGCGGAGTTCGTCCCCGAGGCGCTCGAACGCGGGGCGGGCCTACCGAACGGCGGGCGACGGGAACTCCTCGCCGGTATCGTCGCCGGCGTCGCCGTGATGGTGCCGCTGCTGTTCGTCTGA
- a CDS encoding DUF7545 family protein: MVDTETYTIEGPDGDVEEVELPEGLVDVFTEQGEEATNVVGDLVVQSFAQQAHVAVHHGEGETPADLEELNEKMEDLFEERFGVSLADAMGHSH; the protein is encoded by the coding sequence ATGGTCGACACCGAGACCTACACGATAGAAGGACCGGACGGCGACGTAGAGGAAGTCGAACTCCCGGAAGGGCTGGTCGACGTGTTCACCGAACAGGGCGAGGAGGCGACGAACGTCGTCGGCGACCTCGTCGTCCAGTCGTTCGCACAGCAGGCGCACGTCGCCGTCCACCACGGCGAGGGCGAGACGCCGGCGGACCTCGAAGAACTCAACGAGAAGATGGAGGACCTGTTCGAAGAGCGGTTCGGCGTCTCCCTGGCCGATGCGATGGGCCACAGTCACTGA
- a CDS encoding NAD(P)/FAD-dependent oxidoreductase: MTEDDAFVEHRKLIIAGSGISGLSAAIYAGRSNNEPLVFEGDEPGGQLTLTTEVENYPGFPEGISGPELIQNMKKQAERFGAEIDHGIVADVDASERPFTVTMKNGDVYTADAVIAASGASARTLGIPGEDDLMGYGLSTCATCDGAFFRDEKILVVGGGDAAMEEASFLTKFASTVYLAHRREEFRAEDYWIDRVMEKVDAGEIEIMRNTEVTELHGTPEEGVDHVRMVRHPEGHPTEKLDDPETETFDFDVGAVFYAIGHTPNADYLEGTGVQRDEEGYVLAKGGRDGGQTATDVPGIFAAGDVVDYHYQQAATAGGDGVKAALDADDYLEDLEREEAAEAEPDAEPAAAESDD, from the coding sequence ATGACAGAGGACGACGCGTTCGTCGAACACCGGAAGCTCATCATCGCGGGGTCGGGCATCTCCGGCCTCTCGGCCGCCATCTACGCCGGGCGGTCGAACAACGAGCCGTTGGTGTTCGAGGGCGACGAACCCGGCGGACAGTTGACGCTGACCACGGAGGTGGAGAACTACCCCGGTTTCCCCGAGGGCATCTCCGGGCCGGAACTCATCCAGAACATGAAAAAGCAGGCCGAGCGCTTCGGCGCGGAGATAGACCACGGCATTGTCGCGGACGTGGACGCAAGTGAGCGGCCGTTCACCGTGACGATGAAGAACGGCGACGTCTACACCGCCGACGCGGTCATCGCCGCCTCCGGGGCGTCCGCGCGGACGCTCGGGATTCCGGGCGAGGACGACCTGATGGGCTACGGTCTCTCGACGTGCGCCACCTGCGACGGCGCGTTCTTCCGCGACGAGAAGATTCTCGTCGTCGGCGGCGGCGACGCCGCGATGGAGGAAGCCAGTTTCCTCACGAAATTCGCCTCGACGGTGTACCTCGCGCACCGCCGCGAGGAGTTCCGCGCGGAGGACTACTGGATAGACAGAGTCATGGAGAAAGTCGACGCCGGCGAGATAGAGATCATGCGCAACACCGAGGTGACGGAACTCCACGGCACCCCCGAGGAGGGCGTCGACCACGTGCGGATGGTGCGTCACCCCGAGGGCCACCCGACCGAGAAACTGGACGACCCCGAGACGGAGACGTTCGACTTCGACGTCGGCGCGGTGTTCTACGCCATCGGCCACACGCCGAACGCCGACTACCTCGAAGGGACCGGCGTCCAACGGGACGAGGAGGGCTACGTGCTGGCGAAGGGCGGCCGCGACGGCGGCCAGACGGCCACCGACGTCCCCGGCATCTTCGCCGCGGGCGACGTGGTCGACTACCACTACCAGCAGGCGGCGACGGCCGGCGGCGACGGCGTGAAGGCCGCCCTCGACGCCGACGACTACCTCGAAGACTTAGAGCGGGAGGAGGCGGCCGAGGCGGAACCCGACGCCGAACCCGCGGCCGCGGAATCGGACGACTGA
- a CDS encoding DUF357 domain-containing protein yields MPADLEEKTDRYGRMLADALEEATVAVPPETPLGDAAVEIEEMAVSYLEDGRHFREHGDPVNALASFSYGYGWLDAGVRMGLFEVPEGTHLFTTE; encoded by the coding sequence ATGCCCGCCGACTTGGAGGAGAAGACCGACCGCTACGGCCGGATGCTCGCGGACGCCTTAGAGGAGGCGACGGTGGCCGTCCCGCCGGAGACGCCGCTCGGAGACGCGGCCGTCGAAATCGAGGAGATGGCCGTCTCCTACCTCGAAGACGGGCGGCACTTCCGCGAGCACGGCGACCCGGTGAACGCGCTGGCGTCGTTCTCGTACGGCTACGGGTGGCTCGACGCCGGCGTCCGGATGGGGCTGTTCGAGGTGCCCGAGGGGACGCACCTGTTCACGACGGAGTAG
- the cysS gene encoding cysteine--tRNA ligase — MTLSVTNTLSGEREEFEPQDDDDVLLYVCGLTVSDDAHLGHARLWMHADVMHRWLEHEGYDVHHVENFTDVNEKITARIGEDDFGDSEPEVARHFTEHVIRDMRGLNLKRAEVYPRVSEHVPNIIDLVETLVEKGYAYESNGSVYFDVTAFEEYGKLSNQRVEEMEAQGEAEERSEKRHPADFALWKAGGVSEGAVAEHRHEGLEPLDGPQGQTWESPWGEGRPGWHIECSAMSMTHLGETIDIHVGGRDLVFPHHENEVAQSEAATGETFARYWLHVGLLQTEADKMSSSLGNFFTVDDALEEFGVDVIRTFYLSTGYGAEQTFDDAAMNEAEERWDRLERAYEAAAEAVDGPDAYATVTDGDLREAVESTREGFRAAMNDDFNVREAMAALIELARAVNTHVGDADEYDYRGLHEAVETFEDLGGDVFGLGFGGAAEGGEVSVAEDLVKLLLDVREAEREAGNYDRADELRDELDALGVEVHDSDDGPSFRFE, encoded by the coding sequence ATGACGCTGTCCGTGACCAACACCCTGTCCGGAGAACGCGAGGAGTTCGAACCACAGGACGACGACGACGTGTTGCTCTACGTCTGCGGGCTGACGGTCTCGGACGACGCCCACCTCGGCCACGCCCGCCTCTGGATGCACGCCGACGTGATGCACCGGTGGCTGGAACACGAGGGGTACGACGTCCACCACGTCGAGAACTTCACCGACGTGAACGAGAAGATAACCGCGCGCATCGGCGAGGACGACTTCGGGGATTCGGAACCCGAAGTGGCCCGCCACTTCACCGAGCACGTCATCCGCGACATGCGCGGACTGAACCTCAAGCGCGCCGAAGTCTACCCCCGCGTCTCCGAGCACGTACCGAACATAATCGACCTCGTCGAGACCTTGGTCGAGAAGGGCTACGCCTACGAGTCCAACGGGTCGGTGTACTTCGACGTGACCGCCTTCGAAGAGTACGGAAAGCTATCGAACCAGCGCGTCGAGGAGATGGAGGCGCAGGGGGAGGCCGAGGAGCGCTCCGAGAAGCGCCACCCCGCGGATTTCGCGCTCTGGAAGGCGGGCGGCGTCTCCGAGGGGGCCGTCGCCGAACACCGCCACGAGGGGCTAGAGCCGTTGGACGGCCCGCAGGGCCAGACGTGGGAGTCGCCGTGGGGCGAGGGCCGTCCCGGCTGGCACATCGAGTGCTCGGCGATGTCGATGACGCACCTGGGCGAGACCATCGACATCCACGTCGGCGGCCGCGACCTCGTCTTCCCCCACCACGAGAACGAGGTGGCGCAGAGCGAGGCCGCGACGGGAGAGACGTTCGCGCGCTATTGGCTCCACGTCGGCCTCCTCCAGACCGAGGCGGACAAGATGTCCTCCAGTCTGGGGAACTTCTTCACCGTCGACGACGCGTTGGAGGAGTTCGGTGTCGACGTCATCCGGACGTTCTACCTCTCAACCGGCTACGGCGCCGAACAGACGTTCGACGACGCGGCGATGAACGAGGCCGAGGAGCGCTGGGACCGACTCGAACGCGCCTACGAGGCGGCGGCCGAGGCCGTCGACGGTCCCGACGCGTACGCCACCGTGACCGACGGCGACCTGCGCGAGGCGGTCGAGTCGACGAGAGAAGGGTTCCGCGCGGCGATGAACGACGACTTCAACGTCCGAGAGGCGATGGCCGCGCTCATCGAACTCGCCCGCGCGGTGAACACCCACGTCGGCGACGCCGACGAGTACGACTACCGCGGACTGCACGAGGCCGTCGAGACGTTCGAGGACCTCGGCGGCGACGTGTTCGGTCTCGGCTTCGGCGGCGCGGCCGAGGGCGGCGAGGTGTCGGTGGCCGAGGACCTCGTCAAACTCCTCCTCGACGTGCGCGAGGCCGAACGCGAGGCCGGCAACTACGACCGCGCCGACGAACTCCGCGACGAACTCGACGCCCTCGGCGTCGAGGTGCACGACTCCGACGACGGACCGTCGTTCCGGTTCGAGTGA
- a CDS encoding sulfite oxidase translates to MATEEPRPTRHGEIEEILERKDGTAETRDEADKYTVVGAARRRTFANWLTPVEEHFVCHRNDIPNADADEWTVSLTGDASGTLSMDALREEHPAVAVAHTMECAGNGRGQHRPETGSVQWGFEAAATSLWTGAPLSSVLRAHGVDSADGRWLTAVGGDPSDGDDVFARSIPLTKAFDDCILAYGMNGDPLPREHGFPVRLVVPGWYGVNNVKWVDELRVADSMVTEGALDRPGEHAYWQQVAYRIHPAGVEPETNDSVDEVDTWDQLEGAVEHPYTFDANVKSVVGTPDGESPVEAGERVEVRGVAWAGDDRVDRVEVSTDGGETWTDAELFGPDYAGAWRLFRYDWRPGAGTHELLSRATDERGRRQPARISNPDAWRDALADDAFPWNEGGYAANAYEPNGVTVEVVDSGEGR, encoded by the coding sequence ATGGCGACCGAAGAGCCGCGGCCGACTCGTCACGGCGAAATCGAGGAGATACTGGAACGGAAAGACGGCACCGCGGAGACGCGCGACGAGGCGGACAAGTACACCGTCGTCGGCGCCGCGCGGCGGCGCACGTTCGCGAACTGGCTGACGCCCGTCGAGGAACATTTCGTCTGCCACCGAAACGACATCCCGAACGCGGACGCCGACGAGTGGACCGTCTCGCTCACGGGGGACGCGTCCGGGACGCTTTCGATGGACGCGCTCAGGGAGGAGCACCCCGCCGTCGCCGTCGCGCACACGATGGAGTGCGCGGGTAACGGCCGCGGCCAGCACCGCCCCGAGACGGGGAGCGTCCAGTGGGGGTTCGAGGCGGCGGCCACGTCCCTCTGGACCGGCGCGCCCCTCAGTTCGGTGCTCCGGGCGCACGGCGTCGACTCCGCGGACGGGCGGTGGCTGACCGCCGTCGGCGGCGACCCCTCCGACGGCGACGACGTGTTCGCGCGGTCCATCCCCCTGACGAAGGCGTTCGACGACTGCATCCTCGCTTACGGGATGAACGGCGACCCCCTTCCGCGGGAGCACGGCTTCCCGGTTCGCCTCGTCGTTCCGGGGTGGTACGGCGTGAACAACGTGAAGTGGGTCGATGAACTCCGAGTGGCGGATTCGATGGTGACGGAGGGCGCCCTCGATAGACCGGGCGAGCACGCCTACTGGCAGCAGGTCGCCTACCGCATCCACCCGGCCGGCGTCGAACCCGAGACGAACGACTCCGTGGACGAGGTGGACACATGGGACCAACTCGAAGGTGCGGTCGAGCACCCCTACACGTTCGACGCGAACGTGAAATCGGTCGTCGGGACGCCCGACGGCGAGTCGCCCGTGGAGGCGGGCGAACGGGTAGAAGTCCGTGGCGTCGCGTGGGCGGGCGACGACCGGGTCGACCGGGTCGAGGTTTCGACCGACGGCGGCGAGACGTGGACGGACGCCGAACTGTTCGGCCCCGACTACGCGGGCGCGTGGCGACTGTTCCGGTACGACTGGCGGCCCGGAGCGGGGACGCACGAGTTGCTGTCGCGGGCGACCGACGAGCGAGGGCGGCGACAGCCCGCGCGAATCTCGAACCCGGACGCGTGGCGCGACGCCCTCGCCGACGACGCGTTCCCGTGGAACGAGGGCGGGTACGCCGCGAACGCGTACGAACCCAACGGCGTGACGGTCGAGGTGGTCGACTCCGGGGAGGGGAGATAG
- a CDS encoding DUF7523 family protein, with translation MSLAAETRDAVRARPHLLYALRAGVVNYAAAAKTLEVEGDADAVATALRRFADDLPPLETEARDATVRMRSGVGLAGADVDADEDDERVLTVGGVSVVAAGGDLTALVATGDVDVRALSVVCDRLGAENVVVDAAGVADGELVVVVPQRQGANALRHVESALESLSV, from the coding sequence ATGTCACTGGCCGCCGAGACACGAGACGCCGTCAGGGCGCGCCCGCACCTCCTCTACGCCCTCCGCGCGGGCGTGGTGAACTACGCCGCCGCCGCGAAGACGCTGGAGGTCGAGGGCGACGCCGACGCCGTCGCAACCGCCCTGCGGCGCTTCGCCGACGACCTGCCGCCCCTCGAAACCGAGGCCCGGGACGCCACCGTCCGGATGCGGAGCGGGGTCGGACTCGCCGGCGCGGACGTGGACGCCGACGAGGACGACGAACGGGTGCTCACCGTCGGCGGCGTCTCCGTCGTCGCCGCCGGCGGGGACCTCACCGCCCTCGTCGCGACGGGCGACGTGGACGTCCGCGCGCTCTCGGTCGTCTGCGACCGCCTCGGCGCGGAGAACGTCGTCGTCGACGCCGCGGGCGTCGCGGACGGCGAACTGGTGGTCGTCGTCCCGCAGCGACAGGGGGCGAACGCCCTCCGACACGTCGAGTCGGCGCTGGAATCGCTGTCGGTCTGA
- a CDS encoding CbiX/SirB N-terminal domain-containing protein, translated as MQALVIVAHGSHLNPDSSTPTRRHADTIRATGAFDEVQTGFWKEEPSLREVLRTVESEEVYVVPLFISEGYFTEQVIPRELRLEGWDVSEWDSDGLSADTATLVAEDTGQTVHYCGPVGTHESMTDVIVRRAETVTGDPDVGEGFGLAVVGHGTERNENSAKAIEYHADRVRETGRFDEVRALYMDEEPEVDDVTDYFESEDVVVVPLFVADGFHTQEDIPEDMGLTDDYRAGYDVPAEVDGHRIWYAGAVGTEALMADVVLERAADAGADIEEAIASVREETRETPAAGD; from the coding sequence ATGCAAGCGCTGGTCATCGTGGCGCACGGGTCGCACTTGAACCCGGATTCGAGCACGCCGACGCGGCGTCACGCGGACACCATCCGCGCGACGGGAGCGTTCGACGAGGTGCAGACCGGCTTCTGGAAGGAGGAGCCCTCACTGCGGGAGGTCCTTCGAACAGTCGAGTCCGAGGAGGTGTACGTCGTCCCCCTGTTCATCAGCGAGGGCTACTTCACAGAGCAGGTCATCCCGCGGGAACTCCGTCTGGAGGGGTGGGACGTCTCCGAGTGGGACTCCGACGGCCTCTCGGCCGACACCGCGACGCTCGTCGCCGAGGACACCGGCCAGACCGTCCACTACTGCGGCCCGGTCGGAACCCACGAGTCGATGACGGACGTCATCGTCCGCCGCGCCGAGACGGTCACCGGCGACCCCGACGTGGGCGAGGGGTTCGGCCTCGCCGTCGTCGGTCACGGCACCGAACGGAACGAGAACTCCGCGAAGGCCATCGAGTACCACGCCGACCGCGTCCGCGAGACGGGCCGTTTCGACGAGGTGCGGGCGCTGTACATGGACGAGGAACCGGAGGTCGACGACGTGACCGACTACTTCGAGTCGGAGGACGTCGTCGTCGTTCCCCTGTTCGTCGCGGACGGCTTCCACACGCAGGAGGACATTCCGGAGGATATGGGCCTCACCGACGACTACCGGGCGGGCTACGACGTGCCCGCGGAGGTGGACGGCCACCGCATCTGGTACGCCGGCGCCGTCGGGACGGAGGCGCTGATGGCCGACGTCGTCCTCGAACGCGCCGCCGACGCGGGCGCGGACATCGAGGAGGCCATCGCGAGCGTCCGCGAGGAGACGAGAGAGACGCCGGCGGCGGGTGACTGA
- a CDS encoding DR2241 family protein, whose amino-acid sequence MTDVRSEQFDTLVRRLDERPIDFEGLRAEWDGEGYAFETPERTHEGLSQAGLHEAAANADPYVTNWFFWEVDVGHEGRHRRAFLRKLEAADERPVSERYDDLREGMVTEWGQLRITATLDDAGDRRYEVRHEDDASADAAALETHEDPLDARDIATYDEKGRYRPLKTAPTLVDGWVFPALDGRELVETVDTFYPATIANWNLEREGELDVSHWEETMERQSGIYSVIQTWNRGKGTDHVEWVAESCCDDSQCLKRREWQYDEETELDAPGGDGAFPCREPCSLVVAAARKWTRLEGEESRTYEFELTPSEKEQVEDIIDAVADGRIDDVREADIYEGANRYRTRFLRAKRFDEEGNLSGTPTEGAEAEAEAEANGDGES is encoded by the coding sequence GTGACTGACGTGCGGAGCGAACAGTTCGATACGCTCGTCCGCCGACTCGACGAGCGACCGATCGATTTCGAGGGGTTGCGCGCCGAGTGGGACGGCGAGGGCTACGCCTTCGAGACGCCCGAGCGCACCCACGAGGGACTCTCGCAGGCGGGACTCCACGAGGCGGCCGCGAACGCCGACCCGTACGTGACGAACTGGTTCTTCTGGGAGGTGGACGTGGGGCACGAGGGGCGGCACCGCCGCGCGTTCCTCCGGAAACTGGAGGCGGCCGACGAGCGCCCGGTCTCCGAGCGCTACGACGACCTCCGGGAGGGGATGGTAACCGAGTGGGGCCAACTCCGAATCACGGCGACGCTCGACGACGCGGGCGACCGCCGGTACGAGGTGCGCCACGAGGACGACGCGAGCGCCGACGCCGCCGCCTTGGAGACGCACGAGGACCCCTTAGACGCCCGGGATATCGCCACCTACGACGAGAAGGGGCGCTACCGGCCGCTGAAGACGGCGCCGACGCTGGTCGACGGCTGGGTGTTCCCCGCGCTGGACGGCCGCGAACTGGTGGAGACGGTCGACACGTTCTACCCGGCGACGATAGCCAACTGGAACCTCGAACGCGAAGGCGAACTCGATGTCTCCCACTGGGAGGAGACGATGGAGCGACAGTCGGGCATCTACAGCGTCATCCAGACGTGGAACCGGGGGAAAGGGACGGACCACGTCGAGTGGGTCGCCGAGTCCTGCTGCGACGACTCGCAGTGTCTCAAGCGCCGCGAGTGGCAGTACGACGAGGAGACGGAACTCGACGCCCCCGGCGGGGACGGCGCGTTCCCCTGCCGGGAGCCGTGTTCGCTCGTCGTCGCCGCCGCGCGCAAGTGGACGCGGCTGGAGGGCGAGGAGTCTCGAACGTACGAGTTCGAACTCACGCCCTCCGAGAAGGAGCAGGTCGAAGACATCATCGACGCCGTCGCGGACGGCCGCATCGACGACGTGCGCGAGGCCGACATCTACGAGGGAGCGAACCGCTACCGGACGCGGTTCCTCCGCGCGAAGCGGTTCGACGAGGAGGGGAACCTCTCGGGGACGCCGACGGAGGGAGCGGAAGCGGAAGCGGAAGCCGAGGCGAACGGCGACGGCGAGAGCTGA
- a CDS encoding DUF7524 family protein — MTESLRVELNGDGLHAIDAPPSFSAADEFYVVLENAGQAVHVHLHLDDDLSGVARLDGGNHYVEGGGSQHVHVETSPAAEPVTGTLKVVTGYGAETAHVDVTIEPTPASKPGIDVDEELSKPPKREPEPSLADELRGALPAEVSVPVAALILLVVFVAALVVTVVQNTVVVLSVGVVLGAAAVAALFVLRE, encoded by the coding sequence GTGACCGAGTCGCTTCGAGTCGAGTTGAACGGAGATGGCCTCCACGCCATCGACGCGCCGCCGTCGTTCTCGGCGGCCGACGAGTTCTACGTCGTCCTCGAGAACGCGGGACAGGCCGTCCACGTTCACCTCCACCTCGACGACGACCTGTCGGGCGTCGCGCGCCTCGACGGCGGCAACCACTACGTCGAAGGCGGTGGCTCCCAGCACGTCCACGTCGAGACGTCCCCCGCCGCCGAACCCGTCACGGGCACGCTGAAGGTCGTCACCGGGTACGGCGCGGAGACGGCGCACGTCGACGTGACGATAGAGCCGACGCCGGCGTCGAAACCCGGCATCGACGTGGACGAGGAGTTGAGCAAGCCGCCGAAGCGGGAGCCCGAACCCTCCCTCGCCGACGAACTCCGGGGGGCGCTCCCGGCGGAGGTGTCGGTCCCCGTCGCGGCGCTGATACTGCTCGTAGTGTTCGTCGCCGCCCTCGTCGTCACCGTCGTCCAGAACACGGTCGTCGTCCTCAGCGTCGGCGTCGTCCTCGGCGCCGCCGCCGTCGCCGCGCTGTTCGTCCTGCGCGAGTAG
- a CDS encoding methytransferase partner Trm112 — MKESLMDILCDPLDKSDLELEVTERDGDEILSGTLVGTVTGEEYPIEDGIPNLLPPDMRDE; from the coding sequence ATGAAGGAATCTCTGATGGACATCCTCTGCGATCCGCTCGACAAGAGCGACCTGGAACTCGAAGTCACTGAGCGAGACGGCGACGAGATACTCTCGGGGACGCTCGTCGGCACCGTCACGGGCGAGGAGTACCCCATCGAGGACGGTATCCCGAACCTCCTGCCGCCGGATATGCGGGACGAATAG
- a CDS encoding group I truncated hemoglobin, whose translation MSEETLYHRLGGRDAIASVVDVFYDRVLADDRLEPYFEDVDMTKQRAHQTQFIAAMAGGPGEYDGGEMEEVHEGMGIDHEAYDAIEEHLDAALAEHDVPAAERADVEAAIESFRDDIVDEKYGTRASGAV comes from the coding sequence ATGTCCGAGGAAACTCTCTACCACCGACTGGGCGGCCGCGACGCAATCGCGTCCGTCGTCGACGTGTTCTACGACCGCGTCCTCGCGGACGACCGACTCGAGCCGTACTTCGAGGACGTCGACATGACGAAGCAGCGAGCCCACCAGACGCAGTTCATCGCCGCGATGGCGGGCGGCCCCGGCGAGTACGACGGCGGCGAGATGGAGGAAGTTCACGAGGGGATGGGTATCGACCACGAGGCGTACGACGCCATCGAGGAGCATCTGGACGCCGCGCTGGCCGAACACGACGTACCGGCGGCCGAACGGGCGGACGTCGAGGCGGCCATCGAGTCGTTCCGCGACGACATCGTCGACGAGAAGTACGGGACGCGGGCGAGCGGAGCGGTCTGA